From a region of the Nitrospira sp. genome:
- the galT gene encoding galactose-1-phosphate uridylyltransferase produces MPDLRRDPIVGRWVIISTERNGRPHDFIKLQPARPISMALCPFCPGQERLTPKEIMAYRPQPAAPNSPNWTVRVVPNKFPALQVEGDMGREGVGLYDRMNGVGAHEVIIETPNHVEGLADLPAKKIEDMLWAYRDRILDLRKDLRFRYILIFKNHGASAGATLEHSHSQLIALPIVPTNVQEELDGCRTHYQQKERCIYCDILRQDLSDGDRIVAENPEFICMTPFAPRFPFEMWILPKRHAAYFEESQKSQFEFLAPILSESLRRMDKVLARPSYNFILHSSPLHEKTGEYYHWHLEIIPKLTQVAGFEWGTGFYINPVSPEEAAKFLREAGI; encoded by the coding sequence ATGCCAGATCTGAGACGTGATCCCATTGTCGGTCGCTGGGTGATCATTTCCACCGAACGGAACGGCCGCCCGCACGACTTTATCAAGCTCCAGCCGGCCCGACCGATTTCCATGGCCCTCTGTCCCTTTTGCCCCGGACAGGAGCGGCTCACGCCGAAGGAAATCATGGCCTATCGGCCGCAACCGGCCGCTCCCAACTCTCCGAACTGGACGGTGCGCGTCGTCCCGAACAAATTCCCCGCGCTGCAGGTCGAAGGGGACATGGGGCGGGAAGGTGTCGGTTTGTATGACCGTATGAACGGGGTCGGCGCCCATGAAGTCATCATTGAAACGCCCAACCACGTCGAAGGCCTCGCCGATCTTCCGGCCAAGAAAATCGAGGACATGCTGTGGGCTTATCGCGACCGGATCCTCGACCTCAGAAAGGACCTGCGCTTCCGCTACATTCTTATTTTCAAGAACCACGGCGCCTCCGCCGGCGCCACCCTGGAACATAGCCATTCCCAGCTGATCGCCTTGCCGATCGTCCCGACCAACGTACAGGAAGAGCTCGATGGATGTCGCACCCACTACCAGCAGAAGGAGCGCTGCATCTACTGCGACATCCTCCGGCAAGACCTCTCCGATGGAGATCGTATTGTTGCCGAGAATCCTGAGTTCATCTGCATGACCCCGTTCGCGCCACGCTTCCCGTTCGAAATGTGGATTCTTCCCAAACGCCATGCCGCCTATTTTGAGGAGAGCCAAAAGTCGCAGTTCGAATTTCTGGCCCCCATCCTGTCGGAATCGCTCCGGCGCATGGACAAGGTCCTGGCACGCCCCTCCTATAACTTCATCCTTCATAGCTCCCCACTCCATGAAAAGACCGGCGAGTACTACCACTGGCATCTGGAGATCATCCCCAAGCTGACGCAGGTTGCCGGCTTCGAATGGGGCACGGGCTTTTACATCAATCCGGTGTCGCCGGAAGAAGCCGCAAAGTTTCTCCGCGAAGCAGGGATTTAG
- a CDS encoding glycoside hydrolase: MKHVHVCLFWHMHQPYYTDPLAGSASMPWVRLHATKAYYDMAYLLEQFPDVRSTFNFTPSLLLQLQEISTGTVLDLFLEHAQRPAAGLTLEEKAFLIRHFFSANWATMVRPYPRYHELLVKRGLEVHGDDLRRVARQFSTQELLDLQVWHNLAWFGYGSVRQYPRLAALRQKNRGFTEDEKQEMLALQRAAVQEIVPRYRALMERGQIELTTTPFFHPILPLVIDTDINRRARPDLPLPARFRAPEDASVQLREAVGFHQQTFGRSPTGLWPSEGSVCPEMLPLVHQAGLRWLATDEGILARTLAMSGRPWHRQSALYQPYHIGEAEQSLTILFRDREISDAFGFVYHKTTPESAAEDVTRRLRGIIHDAPQDRIVIAIILDGENPWEHYHDGGERFLSLLYESLTSQHLEKPGEIALQASTISDAIAAVPPSQHLSGLHSGSWINSDYKIWIGHHEDNRGWDLLGHTRTRLMELAPNLSPDRAQAAWRELYAAEGSDWFWWYGDDFDTDFKPEFDRLFRTHLRNVWTHMGLPPPAQLNQPICNLSAVSESDVVQHPVALLNPTIDGMVTDFFEWRGAGRINTQPPLGAMWKADGLFTAIHFGWNLDQFVVRFDPDETSTKKQGLAVDITLQGPQSTFRVTFSLASPGEFLLSHQTRPETWEEIGSYRSIASRSILELAVPWKELHLEQGHTVQMSIVVREHGLEVARYPGLRPAALTVPGPEFEAELWRV; the protein is encoded by the coding sequence ATGAAGCACGTCCACGTCTGCCTCTTCTGGCATATGCACCAGCCGTACTACACCGACCCGTTGGCGGGATCGGCCAGCATGCCGTGGGTGCGCCTCCATGCGACCAAAGCCTATTATGATATGGCTTATCTTCTGGAGCAATTTCCGGACGTCAGATCCACGTTCAATTTTACCCCATCACTCCTCTTACAACTTCAGGAAATCTCGACCGGGACGGTGCTCGATCTGTTTCTTGAACACGCGCAACGACCGGCGGCCGGCCTGACCCTTGAGGAAAAAGCTTTTCTGATCCGGCATTTCTTTTCGGCCAATTGGGCGACGATGGTACGCCCCTACCCACGGTACCATGAATTGCTGGTCAAACGTGGACTGGAGGTCCATGGGGACGATCTGCGCCGCGTCGCCCGTCAATTTTCCACGCAAGAGCTGTTGGACCTGCAGGTGTGGCATAACCTTGCCTGGTTCGGGTACGGCTCTGTTCGACAATATCCCCGACTGGCCGCGCTGCGCCAGAAAAATCGCGGCTTCACAGAGGACGAGAAACAGGAAATGTTGGCGCTCCAACGCGCTGCTGTGCAAGAAATCGTGCCTCGGTATCGAGCGCTCATGGAGCGGGGACAAATCGAACTCACCACGACTCCCTTTTTTCATCCTATTCTGCCGCTGGTCATCGATACGGACATCAACCGGCGCGCCAGACCGGATCTCCCCCTCCCGGCGCGCTTCCGTGCGCCTGAGGATGCGTCGGTCCAACTTCGGGAGGCCGTCGGTTTCCACCAGCAGACCTTCGGCCGCTCCCCGACCGGCTTATGGCCTTCCGAGGGATCGGTCTGTCCAGAAATGCTTCCCCTTGTTCATCAAGCCGGCCTGCGCTGGCTGGCGACCGATGAAGGCATCCTCGCTCGCACCCTAGCGATGAGTGGCCGGCCGTGGCACCGACAGTCAGCCCTCTACCAACCGTACCATATCGGCGAAGCCGAACAATCCTTGACCATCCTCTTCCGCGACCGGGAGATCTCCGACGCGTTCGGATTCGTCTACCATAAGACGACACCCGAGTCCGCTGCCGAGGATGTCACGCGGCGGCTCCGGGGCATCATCCATGATGCGCCGCAGGATCGGATCGTCATCGCCATTATTTTGGACGGCGAAAACCCGTGGGAACATTATCACGACGGCGGTGAGCGATTTCTTTCGCTTCTGTACGAAAGCTTGACCAGCCAGCATTTGGAGAAGCCCGGGGAGATCGCCCTCCAGGCCTCGACTATTTCCGACGCAATCGCGGCCGTTCCGCCCAGCCAGCATTTATCCGGCCTCCATTCCGGCTCTTGGATCAACTCAGACTATAAGATCTGGATCGGGCACCACGAAGACAATCGCGGGTGGGATCTTCTCGGTCACACCCGCACACGGTTGATGGAACTTGCTCCGAATCTTTCCCCTGATCGCGCCCAGGCGGCGTGGCGAGAGCTGTACGCCGCGGAAGGCAGCGACTGGTTTTGGTGGTACGGGGACGATTTCGATACCGATTTCAAACCGGAGTTCGACCGGCTCTTTCGAACTCATCTCCGCAATGTCTGGACGCACATGGGTCTGCCGCCTCCCGCTCAATTGAACCAGCCAATCTGTAACCTCTCGGCGGTCTCCGAATCCGATGTGGTCCAACATCCGGTCGCGCTGCTTAACCCTACGATTGATGGCATGGTGACCGACTTTTTTGAGTGGCGTGGAGCGGGCCGCATCAACACCCAGCCTCCGCTTGGAGCCATGTGGAAAGCCGACGGACTGTTCACCGCAATTCACTTCGGGTGGAACTTAGACCAATTTGTGGTGCGATTCGATCCGGACGAGACCAGCACCAAGAAGCAAGGTCTGGCAGTCGACATCACGTTGCAGGGACCTCAATCGACGTTTCGGGTTACCTTTTCTCTCGCTTCGCCGGGGGAATTTCTTCTGTCTCACCAGACCAGGCCGGAAACCTGGGAGGAAATCGGTTCCTATCGATCGATCGCCTCCCGCTCGATTCTCGAGCTGGCCGTCCCCTGGAAAGAGCTTCATCTGGAGCAAGGGCATACGGTTCAGATGTCGATTGTCGTCCGGGAGCATGGGCTCGAAGTGGCCCGCTATCCTGGTCTACGCCCCGCCGCCCTCACGGTGCCGGGTCCAGAATTTGAAGCGGAACTGTGGAGAGTCTAA
- the vanZ gene encoding VanZ family protein has product MIFLRYWGPVCAYAAFIFYMSSQSHPEEHLPSFIKLFSDKVIHVAAYAVLGALCYRALRSNRRDWWRHQAIPAAILLASLYGITDEIHQSFVPFRDSSWLDWLADTIGGTIGAIAMHWVFNLKPVNSLPEAQS; this is encoded by the coding sequence ATGATCTTCTTGCGTTACTGGGGACCGGTGTGTGCGTATGCGGCGTTCATTTTTTATATGTCATCTCAGTCTCATCCCGAAGAACATCTGCCTTCCTTCATCAAACTGTTCAGTGACAAGGTGATCCATGTCGCGGCCTACGCAGTATTGGGTGCGTTGTGCTATCGGGCTCTTCGTAGCAACCGAAGGGACTGGTGGAGGCATCAGGCGATTCCGGCGGCCATCTTGCTCGCCTCGTTGTATGGGATCACCGACGAAATCCATCAATCGTTCGTTCCTTTTCGGGACTCGAGTTGGCTCGATTGGCTGGCAGATACGATCGGAGGGACGATCGGAGCGATCGCCATGCATTGGGTGTTCAATCTCAAGCCCGTGAACTCCCTTCCGGAAGCCCAATCCTAG
- a CDS encoding phosphotransferase: MPTADTTPSKAPLSPPDHRHIAKAVEAHLPPGLALKTVTPLAGDASNRRYYRATLTGGPPHSVIVMQLAEPEGFKQSEEAVSGSMHPISELPFVNIMSHLAKINVPVPALHYYDQSGGLLYLEDFGDVTLAEAVSRADAPGLESRYKQAINVLVQMQIKATTPADPKCLAFHRGFDVPLLMWEFEHFLEYGVASRNGTPLPDADASAIRRGFENIAEQLAAQPRVFTHRDYHSRNLMVDGLRLGVIDFQDALMGPATYDLASLLRDAYIQLDETLVDDLVNYYLDQLAERRFVWTNRAAFRRLFDLTSIQRNLKAAGRFVYIDRVKGNPKFLADIPRVLSYVKRNLHKYPELETLRRHLTPYVPELQ, translated from the coding sequence ATGCCGACGGCCGACACGACTCCTTCCAAGGCTCCGCTGTCTCCACCGGATCACCGACATATCGCAAAGGCTGTCGAGGCTCACCTCCCTCCGGGTCTCGCCTTGAAGACCGTGACGCCGTTGGCGGGCGACGCCTCCAACCGGCGCTACTATCGAGCGACCCTTACAGGCGGACCGCCGCATTCCGTCATCGTCATGCAGTTGGCTGAACCGGAAGGATTCAAGCAATCTGAAGAGGCAGTGAGCGGCTCGATGCATCCGATCTCAGAGCTGCCGTTCGTCAACATCATGTCGCATTTGGCTAAAATAAATGTCCCCGTGCCCGCGCTCCACTACTATGATCAATCCGGCGGACTGCTCTACCTGGAAGATTTCGGGGATGTGACCCTGGCGGAGGCCGTCAGCCGCGCGGATGCGCCCGGCCTGGAGTCCCGCTATAAGCAGGCCATCAATGTGCTGGTGCAGATGCAGATCAAGGCGACGACGCCGGCGGATCCCAAGTGTTTGGCGTTTCATCGGGGTTTCGACGTGCCGTTGCTGATGTGGGAGTTCGAGCACTTCCTTGAGTATGGGGTTGCGTCGCGCAACGGAACGCCGTTGCCCGACGCGGATGCGTCGGCCATTCGCCGCGGGTTCGAGAACATTGCGGAACAATTGGCCGCCCAGCCGCGCGTGTTCACGCATCGCGACTATCACTCACGCAATTTGATGGTGGATGGACTGCGGCTTGGGGTGATCGACTTCCAGGACGCCTTGATGGGGCCGGCCACCTATGATCTGGCGTCACTCCTGCGGGATGCTTACATTCAGCTCGACGAAACCCTTGTCGACGATTTGGTGAACTACTATCTCGATCAACTGGCCGAGCGGCGTTTCGTTTGGACCAATCGCGCCGCATTCCGGCGCCTGTTCGATCTCACGAGCATTCAGCGGAATCTGAAGGCTGCCGGTCGGTTCGTCTACATCGATCGGGTCAAAGGCAACCCAAAATTCTTGGCCGATATTCCCCGCGTCTTGAGCTACGTCAAACGCAATCTTCACAAATATCCGGAGTTGGAGACGCTCCGGAGACACCTCACCCCCTATGTGCCGGAACTGCAATGA
- a CDS encoding NDP-sugar synthase, protein MKAMILAAGLGTRLRPLTNTIPKPLLPVGGTPLIVWNVLLLKRHGFDQIVVNLHYLGPMIEQALGNGSKYGVRIVYSHEPVILGTGGGIKQAEPHFSGEPVLVLNGDTLVELDLGALRDFHLRRQAAATLVLREDADAVHWGLVEVGDKDQILRITGKGRVGSFPTVPRMFAGIHILDPRLLRQVPKGEASSIIDPYVSAIERGETVLGYDLHGYWSDVGTVGRYAQAEKDARAGLIRLEDRSPLEPRLPRS, encoded by the coding sequence ATGAAGGCCATGATCCTTGCGGCTGGTCTTGGAACCCGCCTCAGGCCGCTGACCAACACCATTCCTAAACCGTTGTTGCCCGTCGGCGGCACTCCGCTTATCGTCTGGAACGTCCTGCTGCTGAAAAGACATGGATTTGATCAGATCGTGGTCAACCTTCATTATTTGGGTCCGATGATCGAACAGGCCCTAGGCAACGGCTCAAAATACGGGGTTCGGATCGTGTATTCACATGAACCAGTCATACTGGGAACGGGCGGCGGGATCAAACAAGCCGAGCCTCATTTTTCAGGGGAACCGGTGTTGGTCCTCAACGGGGATACGCTCGTGGAATTGGATCTCGGAGCGCTCCGCGATTTTCACCTCAGACGACAAGCGGCGGCGACGTTGGTGCTGCGTGAGGATGCGGACGCTGTCCACTGGGGGTTGGTGGAGGTGGGAGACAAGGATCAGATCCTGCGCATCACGGGAAAAGGCCGCGTTGGTTCCTTCCCAACAGTGCCACGCATGTTCGCCGGGATTCACATCTTGGATCCCCGGCTCCTCCGGCAGGTTCCCAAGGGGGAAGCTTCTTCGATTATCGATCCCTATGTTTCTGCCATCGAGCGCGGAGAAACAGTCCTCGGCTATGATCTGCATGGCTACTGGTCGGATGTCGGAACAGTCGGACGCTACGCGCAGGCCGAGAAGGATGCCCGAGCAGGACTGATCCGCTTGGAAGACCGCTCTCCTCTCGAACCTCGCCTTCCTCGCAGCTGA
- a CDS encoding sigma-54-dependent Fis family transcriptional regulator: protein MNAKILIVDDDPDIVMMLEDRLQASGYETVMASEGQQALDQIVHESPQLVLLDLSLPRLSGLDVLRRLSQMKPAENLPVIVMTAHGSIEAAVEAMKEGAYDFLTKPLDKDHLLIVIRKALERDSLQRQVAYLRSEVDGRYAAIVGNSPSVRSVVDAAQRAAKSDASVLLLGQSGTGKELFARSIHQWSPRSAMPLIVINCVALTETLLENELFGHERGAFTGADRQQKGKLEMADGGTVFLDEIGDMSLPLQAKLLRVLQDREFQRVGGSKTVSVNIRIIAATNKDLRQAVRAGQFREDLYFRLNVVTLTLPPLRERQGDVTALAQFFLERHARDAKRPGMTLSAATLDTLTRYPWPGNIRELDNVIARAVVLSPKDTIEPDMLALLADDANLRGNNDPALPYLDLPYHESMEQHSRYIITRAMERADGNQTKAAESLKLQRTYLARLLKQQKD, encoded by the coding sequence ATGAACGCGAAGATTCTTATCGTCGACGATGACCCCGACATCGTCATGATGCTCGAGGATCGGTTACAGGCGTCCGGGTACGAAACCGTCATGGCATCGGAGGGGCAGCAAGCACTGGACCAGATCGTTCACGAGTCTCCCCAGCTCGTCCTGCTGGATCTGTCGCTGCCCAGGCTCTCGGGTCTCGACGTGCTCAGGCGTCTTTCGCAGATGAAACCGGCGGAGAACCTTCCCGTCATCGTCATGACGGCGCATGGGTCCATCGAAGCGGCCGTGGAAGCCATGAAAGAAGGGGCGTACGACTTCCTGACCAAACCCCTCGACAAGGACCATCTCCTGATCGTGATCCGCAAAGCCCTGGAGCGGGACTCGCTGCAACGGCAAGTCGCGTATCTTCGCTCCGAGGTCGACGGCCGTTATGCCGCCATCGTCGGGAACAGCCCCTCCGTACGGTCTGTCGTGGACGCAGCGCAACGAGCCGCGAAGTCCGATGCGAGCGTCTTGCTCCTCGGCCAAAGCGGGACCGGAAAGGAACTGTTTGCGCGATCGATCCATCAATGGAGCCCTCGGAGCGCCATGCCGCTCATCGTCATCAACTGCGTCGCATTGACGGAGACGTTGCTCGAGAACGAACTGTTCGGCCACGAACGCGGCGCGTTCACAGGGGCGGACCGCCAGCAAAAGGGAAAGCTGGAAATGGCCGACGGAGGAACCGTGTTCCTCGACGAGATCGGGGACATGTCGCTGCCCCTGCAAGCCAAGCTTCTTCGGGTCCTTCAAGACCGGGAGTTCCAACGAGTGGGCGGATCCAAGACGGTCTCGGTGAATATCCGCATTATCGCCGCAACCAACAAGGATCTCCGGCAGGCCGTGAGGGCGGGCCAGTTCCGCGAAGATCTGTATTTCCGGCTCAACGTCGTGACCCTGACGTTGCCGCCGCTTCGTGAGCGGCAGGGAGATGTGACAGCCCTCGCGCAGTTCTTCCTGGAGCGCCATGCGAGAGATGCGAAACGACCGGGCATGACGCTCAGTGCGGCGACGCTGGATACGTTGACTCGTTATCCGTGGCCGGGAAACATTCGCGAGTTGGACAATGTCATCGCGCGCGCCGTCGTCTTGAGTCCAAAGGACACGATTGAGCCGGATATGCTGGCTCTGCTGGCGGATGATGCCAATCTCCGGGGGAACAATGATCCCGCATTGCCGTATCTGGACCTGCCCTACCACGAATCGATGGAACAACACAGCCGCTACATCATCACGCGTGCGATGGAACGGGCGGACGGTAATCAGACGAAGGCGGCCGAATCACTGAAGCTCCAGCGAACCTATCTCGCCCGACTGCTCAAACAGCAAAAAGATTAG
- a CDS encoding DUF1015 domain-containing protein produces MSQIFPFQGTLFDQTIVGAIKDVIAPPYDIIDAEGQKRLHDRHPHNIIRMELGLDQTGDSPAHNRYTRAAAALQAWIKDGILKRDERPAVYYHTIEYSPPYSAPDAPKKVLRGFLALAKLEALDSGHIYPHENTRAAAKTDRLNLIEACRTNFSPIWSLYSDPLGVIMGLLEAEVKGKPALYDFQDDAGCRERLWAVTDEAILGQMTDTMRSKPLFIADGHHRYETALNYQKLRRQQDSAPAGLQPYDSVLMLLSQLEDPGLTVLPTHRVATTPLPSLDQIKQSLGEMFEFREYPYTPSTQSQARHQFLTALRTEGKSAPVFGLTRQGDERYVTLTLKPAHRPSAQASPRTKLDVSLLQQLIVTKLCPTQQEQEAILYTKDDHEALDWVARGTGTGAFLLNATKVSEVQAVAAAGERMPHKSTYFYPKPLTGLVINVMENA; encoded by the coding sequence ATGTCACAGATCTTTCCATTTCAGGGTACATTGTTCGACCAGACGATTGTGGGCGCCATCAAGGATGTGATCGCTCCACCGTACGATATCATCGATGCGGAAGGGCAGAAGCGGCTCCACGACCGGCATCCCCACAATATCATCCGCATGGAATTGGGGCTGGACCAGACCGGTGATAGCCCCGCGCATAACCGGTATACCCGAGCAGCCGCTGCGCTTCAGGCCTGGATCAAGGACGGCATCCTCAAACGCGATGAGCGGCCGGCTGTTTATTACCACACTATTGAATATAGCCCTCCCTACTCAGCGCCGGATGCGCCCAAGAAGGTGTTACGAGGGTTCCTGGCCTTGGCAAAGCTGGAGGCCCTGGACTCCGGGCATATCTATCCGCATGAGAACACGCGCGCCGCGGCGAAAACCGATCGCCTGAACCTCATCGAAGCCTGCCGGACGAACTTCAGTCCGATCTGGTCTCTCTACTCCGATCCGCTCGGTGTCATCATGGGACTCTTGGAAGCCGAGGTAAAAGGCAAACCCGCCCTCTACGATTTTCAAGACGATGCCGGCTGCCGCGAACGCCTGTGGGCCGTGACCGATGAGGCCATCCTCGGACAGATGACCGATACGATGCGGAGTAAGCCGCTGTTCATTGCAGACGGTCATCACCGCTATGAGACCGCGTTGAACTATCAAAAACTCCGTCGACAACAGGACAGCGCTCCGGCCGGGCTCCAGCCTTACGACTCAGTATTAATGCTGCTCTCCCAGCTTGAAGATCCGGGGTTGACGGTGTTGCCGACGCACCGGGTTGCAACCACTCCACTGCCTTCCCTGGACCAGATCAAGCAGTCGCTCGGCGAGATGTTCGAGTTCCGAGAGTATCCCTATACTCCATCCACACAGAGTCAGGCGCGCCACCAGTTTCTGACCGCATTGAGGACAGAAGGAAAGAGCGCGCCGGTGTTCGGCCTGACCCGGCAAGGCGATGAACGATACGTCACCCTGACGCTGAAACCGGCGCATCGGCCCTCTGCGCAGGCATCACCTCGGACCAAACTCGACGTCTCTCTACTCCAACAGCTCATCGTGACCAAGCTCTGCCCGACTCAACAGGAGCAGGAAGCCATTCTGTACACGAAAGATGATCACGAAGCGCTCGATTGGGTGGCTCGAGGAACAGGGACAGGCGCGTTCCTTCTTAACGCCACCAAGGTCAGTGAAGTGCAAGCCGTCGCGGCGGCCGGCGAACGGATGCCGCACAAATCCACATACTTTTACCCCAAGCCGTTGACGGGACTCGTCATCAATGTCATGGAGAATGCGTGA
- a CDS encoding polyprenyl synthetase family protein — translation MTQGPVIATLHSMADVWEAYRGELDGVEDRVRKNLDSSVTLVNTVAAHILSGGGKRIRPLLLLLSARLCGYPGSEHHQLGSIVEYIHTATLLHDDVVDDADIRRGRRTARKVWGNQISILVGDYLYTKAMCKVVEFQSQGINEVLADACKKMAEGEVLQLYYNGNPSMPEIDYIKIVEHKTAGLIAASCRMGAILAEASETQQNALFRFGQYLGIAFQVADDTLDYTANGESLGKTIGQDLRQGKATLPLLHLLQHCSEQDRQMIKDRMETRTLSTSDLERILLLMADFGSITYAMDRARAYIAAAKHELDRFDDSTARRALSVAADYMITRDR, via the coding sequence ATGACACAAGGTCCTGTAATTGCCACCCTGCACAGCATGGCCGATGTGTGGGAAGCCTATCGCGGCGAGCTGGATGGAGTTGAAGATCGGGTCCGAAAGAACCTGGACTCCAGCGTCACCCTGGTCAACACCGTTGCCGCCCATATTTTGAGCGGCGGCGGCAAGCGCATCAGACCCCTGCTTTTACTCCTGTCGGCCCGCCTCTGCGGGTATCCGGGGTCCGAGCACCATCAGCTGGGCAGTATTGTGGAATACATTCACACCGCGACCCTGTTACACGACGATGTCGTGGATGACGCGGATATTCGAAGGGGCAGGCGAACCGCTCGAAAGGTATGGGGAAACCAGATCAGCATTCTAGTCGGCGACTATCTCTATACCAAGGCGATGTGCAAAGTCGTTGAGTTCCAGAGTCAGGGAATCAATGAGGTCCTCGCCGATGCCTGTAAAAAAATGGCCGAAGGTGAGGTCCTTCAGCTGTATTACAACGGAAACCCCTCGATGCCGGAGATTGACTACATCAAGATCGTCGAGCACAAAACTGCCGGATTGATCGCCGCCTCCTGCCGAATGGGCGCCATCCTGGCCGAAGCCTCGGAGACACAGCAGAATGCGTTGTTCCGCTTCGGTCAATACCTCGGCATTGCGTTCCAGGTCGCCGACGATACGTTGGATTATACCGCGAACGGCGAGTCACTCGGGAAAACGATCGGACAGGACCTTCGCCAGGGAAAAGCTACGCTGCCGCTCCTGCACCTGCTGCAGCACTGTTCGGAGCAGGACAGACAGATGATCAAAGATCGAATGGAAACTCGGACGCTCAGCACGTCCGATCTAGAGCGCATTCTTTTGCTGATGGCCGATTTCGGGTCGATCACCTACGCGATGGATCGCGCCCGAGCGTATATCGCCGCCGCCAAGCATGAACTCGATCGCTTCGACGATAGTACCGCGCGGCGTGCGCTGTCGGTCGCCGCTGATTACATGATTACCCGCGATCGGTAA